In Planococcus shixiaomingii, the DNA window TTCCTGGACAAACTTTTTCCTGTAACCTATTGGCTGCATAACGAAACGATCGAGCGCTTTGACGGAAACTACACTTTTGCGAGAGAAAAGAAAAAAGCGGTAGCGGTCAAGTAAGCCTAAATTAAAAAAGCGGCAGGAATACTTTTGTGCAATAATGGGTATAGAGTAAACACTAAAATTGACTAATAAGGTGGAACGCTATGCCCGCATTAGGAACGATACCCCAGAACATTTCGCTGTTGAACGCATTGGATTATATTGGTGAAACCATAATAATCGCGGACAACTCATATGCAATAAGATGGATGAATTCAGAGGCCTGCAGATTGCTGTCTGAAGTTGTGCCATTATTCGGTTTGAAGGATTGCCAGGAGCTTATCGGCATGAACATGGATGCGTTCCATAAACAGCCGGAGCACCAACGACAGCTCATGGAAAAGCTGGATGATGTCCATCGTTCACGGATTAATATTCGCAATGAATTTGTGACGGACATTATTGTCACGCCGATTAAAAACGCTGAAAAAGAAATCGAAGGCTATATAGTCATGTTAATGGATGTCACGACACAGGCAGAAGAGCAAAAGCGCAGTGAAAAGCTTATCAAACAATTGTCCATTCCCATCCTTCATATATGGGAGAAAACCATTGCGTTGCCTCTTATCGGAGAGTTCGACAAATACCGATCGGACCAGCTGCTGGCAACGGTATTGATGGAGTGCTCAGAAAAAGGCATTGAACATGTGCTTGTCGATTTGAGCGGGATAACAGAATTTGAAGATCAGGTCCATTATCAGATCCAAATGCTGACAGACAGTTTGAAACTGATAGGAACCGATTGCATCCTGGTCGGCATCAGCCCTAAACTTGCAATGTCCATTGTGTCGCTTGAAAGCAATACAAAAACGTTCAGTACGGCATATCAAGGATTAAAGTATATTATCAACCAAAAAGAAAAATAAAAAAGCTTATCCATTAAAACGGATAAGCTTTTATTTTGTTTGGATTGGTTCCACCCAAACTTGGGACCAGTTTTGGATTTCATCCATTACAGGTTTTAAGGAAATGCCTTTTTCGGTTAATTGATACTCAATCCGTACGGGTGTTTCAGGATAAACAGTGCGGGTAACAAGGCCACTCGTTTCTAAATTCTTCAATCGTTCTGACAAGAGGCGGCCGCTTATTCCAATGGCTTCGGTTAATTGGCTAAAGCGCTGAGGCCCGGACAATAATTGATATATGATTAAGCCGGTCCAACGCTGGCTCAAAATTGAAATTGCACTTTCAAATCTCGGACAAATAACGGAAGTATCCATTTTTATCACTCCTTTCTTATATAATAGCAAAAACTATTGTAAATTAAAAGAATATAGTTACTTGACAACCTGATGTTATTAAAATATCATAGGTTACATAAAGTAACTAAAGAGAAAAGAGGAATTGCATATGAACTTTCATCAAAAACCAGTTACTCATGTGAGTGAAGTGGGATTAAAAGTACTGGACCTAAACAAGATGATTCAATTTTATACAGAAACGATTGGATTTGACTTAATTGCTAAAACGGACAAGAAAGCTGAACTTGGCGCAGGAGGCACCACGCTATTAGTATTGGAAACGATCGATGGATTAACGCCGAAACGTGAGCGTTATGCGGGGCTTTATCATTTTGCCATTTTGCTCCCGGACCGGAAAGAACTCGGGAAAATCTTGCTTCACCTTCATCAGCGCGGGATTCAACTCGGCTCTTCAGACCACTTAGTAAGCGAAGCGCTGTACTTATCAGACCCTGAAGATAACGGCATTGAAATTTACCGTGACCGTGAAGCGGAAGAATGGGATTGGAACAACGACGAAGTCAAGATGGCTGTCGATCCATTAGATGCAGAGGGCGTTGTTAGAGCGGCGCAGGAATCTGGAGAAACGTGGCAAGGCATGCCGGCTAATACCGTGATGGGGCATATTCATTTGCACGTGTCGGACTTAGCGCAGGCGGAACGTTTCTATATGGAAGGTCTTGGATTTGAAGTTGTAACAACAATGGGGCGCCAGGCATTGTTTATCGCCGATCAAAAATATCATCACCATATCGGCTTGAATATTTGGAACGGCGTCGGCATTCCAGCACTTCCGGAAAAAACAGCCGGGTTGAATTACTACACCCTCAAATTTGATGACGAAAACAAACGAAACGCTGTAACGGCACAGCTGCGTGAAATCGGCGCAGAAGTGGCAGAGGAAAGCGATTATCTAGTAACAAAAGATCCAGCAGGAAATGCGATCCGTTTGGTCGTTTAATTGAACAAATTGAAATAAGAGCGGCCCTATCGTTTTCTAACGATGGGGCCGCTCTTTTATGTTAATCACGCAGCGGTTTTTCACAGCTGCTGTCCATGTTCATGTAAAAGTTTGTCACTTTGTGCGTTGTGGCAATCATCGGTTCTGTAGCAGACGCGTTTTGTGTGGTTATTTCTGCCGAGTGGTTTTGGCGTGTTTCGATATAAGCGTACATTTTTTCATCGCTTTTCCATTCCTCAAGAGGGTTGTCGATGAAAATAAAAAGAATCAATCCGAATGCACCGACGATCAAAGTGATGCCTAAAAGTGAAAGGAATCCCTTCATAATAGTAATCCCGCCTTCTTGTGTTTGCTTTTAAATTAGAACGCCAAATGAAATGAAAAGTTCCCGGTTGAAGGAATTTGCTGGCTAATGGATACTGTAGAAAGAAACCAATTAAGGGCAGGAGGAGAAACAATGATTTCATTAAACACATCAGTTTGCAAATTAATAGGCATTGATTATCCGATTATTCAAGCGGGTATGGCTGGCGGACCGACTACCGTGGAGTTAGTCGTAGCGGTCAGCGAAGCAGGCGGCCTTGGTACGCTTGGGGCTGCTTATATGGAGCCGGAAGCTTTACGGAACGCCATAACCGAAATTAAAAATCGGACATCAAAGCCATACGCAGTTAATTTTTTTGCGGTGGAAATGAAAGATGATTTTTCACGGCTGGAAGAAGTACAGCCACTTTTGGCGCCTTTTCGGACGGAACTGGGGCTTGGCGAGGAGCCTTCTGCCTTATCGTCTTCTGACTGGAGCAATGAACAATTCGAAATTTGCTTGGAGCTAGAAGTGCCGGTCGTCAGTACCGCTTTCGGGTGCCTGTCTCCTGAACAGATGAAGCGTGCTAAAAACCAGGGCATCAAAACTATTGCAATGGCAACTACTGTGGAAGAAGCGAAGATGGCAGAACGGACAGGTGTAGATGCGATTGTCGCACAAGGCAGTGAAGCAGGCGGGCATCGCAGCACGTTCTCACTTGATAGACATCCTTATGGCGCACAAATCGGCACAATATCACTCGTGCCGCAGATGGTGGATGCAGTTGGCATTCCCGTCATTGCGGCAGGCGGGATTGTGGATGGGCGTGGACTTGTAGCATCGCTTGTTCTTGGCGCGCAAGCAGTTCAGATTGGAACGCGTTTTCTTTCATCAAAAGAATCGGCTGCGCATGACGTTTACAAGCAAGCCTTATTCGCCAGCACGGAAGAAAGCACGGTCATCACGAAAAGTTTTTCAGGGCGTCCGGCTCGCGGCATCAAAAACCGGTTTATCGAAGAGTTTGAACGGGCTAAAGTTGAACCGCTGCCGTTCCCTTCGCAAAATACTGCAACAAAAGACATCCGGGCAGCGGCGGCGAAGGCAGGAAACCCTCAATTCATGTCTCTATGGGCCGGCCAGACGACCCGCATGCTGAAAAGCGAGATGGCATCAGCTGACATTGTCCGGGCGATTATGGAAGAAGCGGAACAGCTTTGTTCCATAAATTAAATCAGAAAAAGCCGGCTCTTGATTTGCTATAAGACCAGCTTTTTTATTTTCAACCAATTGGATATACTTCGCGAAAAGGCTTCAATACTTTCTGTGTCGGCTGCAATACTTTCCGAATCATCAGCATTACTTTCCAAAATCTCCATTTTACTTTCCCTTGGCGAAAAGCGCCAGATGAAACTTCTCCTCTAGTTATCCGTATACATAATATAGAGAATTAATCAGGAAATAAAGGGGAATCCATTATGGGAAGCATTATTTTGTTTGCAGCTGTTGTTGCACTTGTAGCAGCTTTAATCGTTTCGCCGCTGACAGAGGGTAAGGTTGAAAGACGTGCTAAAGAGAAGAGTGCGGTATCGACAAGGGTTGTGGGACTGGTAATTACGCTGATCTTTTTTACGGCGTTGATCACCGGCTATTATTATTTTACAAACCTGGATCGTAATTTCTTAGCGCTTTGGCCATTGCTGATTGTGGCAACAGGCCTCGGAGCTTTTGCATCTAGTGGCATTGAACAAAAAGTGAAAGGGCTGTTGTTTGCAGCATCACTGGTTTTGGGAGCTTACGTCCTGTCCGCGCCGCTATTTAATGCGACGGAAAAATTTGAGGCAGTGGAAATGGATGAACAGATGGAAATCACTGCGTTCGACGAGACGCAGACACCAGCGAGTGTACCGCCTCAATTCGCACGCAATAAGATGAAAAAGGCGTTCGGCCAAGTGCCGAACACGAGCTATTACGAGCTTGGCAATTTGCAGATCCAAAAAGTGGACGGAGAATATGTCTACATTGCACCGGTTGAGTTTTCAGGTTTCTTCAAATGGCGGAATGCGGATGTAACGCCTGGTTATTTCACAATGAGCGCGACCGATGCGGCAGCCAATCCGAAATTTATTGAAGCTGAAATGGCTTATACGCCTTCTTCTTATTTTAATAAAAACATTGAGCGCCATATGCGCATGAAAAAACCGGATGCAATCTTTTACGGAGAGCCTCAGCTTGAAGTGGATGACAGCGGCAAACCGTTCTATATTCGCTCTTACGGCGATTTTATTTCCGCGCGCAATGGCTTTGACGTAAAAGGAATCGTTGCCGTCGACGCAGCATCCGGAGCGACAGCGACGTACCCATTAGCTGAAGTTCCCGCATTTATCGACGGAGCGGTTTCTCCGGAATCGGTCAGTCTGGAAAATGACTATTACGGCGAATATGTGCACGGATTCTGGAACAGCATTTTCGGTAAAAAAGACGTGAAATTGCCATCCAATGAAGGGACAGAAGCTAATGTCAGCCCGATATTTGATGCAGAAGGCGACATGATGTATTTTACGGACTTTACCAGCCCGAAAGAAGGCGTGGATTCCATGCTTGGCTATTCCTTGACGAATGCACGGACCGGAGAATCTACTTATTTCACCGGCAACATGGAAGATTCCTACATGGATTCACGCGGGAATCTGCAGATTATCGAGAAGCAGTTTATCGAGAAAGAATGGTCTGGCAAAATGCCGGTGCTTTATAACTTCTATGGTGAAACAAGCTGGTTGACGCCAGTTCTCGATTCTAACGGATTCTTGCAAAACTACTTTATCGTTTCGGCAGCCAACCCGGAAATTTCCGTCTATGCTGCAACGCCGAATGATGCGCTGCGCCTGTATAAAACGGCTTTGCAACGTGGTGGAAGTACAGTTGACGGCACCTCGGATGCGGAAGAGGCGGAAGCTTCCGGCATTGTCGAACGGGTCTTTAAAGAAAAAGCAGGAGACTTTACGGTCGTGTCGTTCTTATTGGAAGACGGAACCAATTACATTGTGTCTTCTGAAAATGTGCCATTGGCCATCTACTTGCAAGAGGGCGATAACGTTACGCTAACCTATTCGCAAACCGGGGAATTGTTCTTGCCGGTCAAAGCATTAACCATCAAAGAAATCGAATAAGCAGAGAGAAAGCCCTAGTGCATAGCTGTACGGGGCTTTCTTTGTAATCATTTAAGCGTTATTGCTTTGAAGATGCAGAGGCGGCACTTAAAATGAAGGAGAAGAGGTGATGCACTTGCGTAAAATATTTTGGCTTTTGCTCCTGCTTGTGCTTGTGTATATGGCAAGGCCGCTATGGGAAGAAAAAGCCAGTGAATACGTAGATTTGAGTTTTTTAGACACGATAGATCAAGCCGTTGAAAGCATCTCGGAAAGTCCGGAAGTTGAAAAAGCTCTAGGAAGTGCGAAAGATTTCACTATTCGCATTGGAGGGGAGCTTCAATCACTGGTTTCCGACCAGGCACTTGATATTCCGAAAGCTGTAGCAAAGCCGGAAATCACAGAAACGGATTCATTGTTTGCTGTTCATAATATAACGATCGGCATGGCGAAAGAAGAAGCGCAGGCGAAAGTAGGACTGCCTTTGCGTTTGATGCAAAACGAGTATGGAACCGATTGGCATAGTTACCACAAAGATTATCAAAACTACGTCTTGCTTTCGTATGACAAGGACGGCAACGTCAATGGGTTGTATACCAATCAGGACATCATTTCCTCGACTAAAAACTTGACGATGGACTCCACGAAAGAGGAAGTGCGAAAAGCGTTAGGAGCGCCGCTAAAATATCTTCAAAAAGGCAATGTTCAGTATATATTGGACACTCGGGACGAGTATGATCTGTATAAAATCGATGATATTTATGTAACGGTTTTTTACGACATCCATGAAAAAGATACCGTCACAGCCATCCAAATCATCCATGAGGATCTGGAAGAACAGCGGCCGAGCATTTACGCAGAGCCGAGCGACGAGTTTCGCAAAGGATCGGAATTTTTATTGTTTGAGTTGACCAATTCAGCACGCATTCAACGAAACTTGCCGATTTTAAAATGGGACGAAGAAGCAGCGAAAACTGCCCGGAAACACAGCGTAGATATGGCTGAAAATAATTACTTTAGCCATACGAACCAACAAGGAAAATCTCCTTTTGACCGAATGGAAGATGATGGTATCCGATTTTTTGTGGCCGGTGAAAACTTAGCTTATGGCCAGTACAGCAGCATCTATGCACACGAAGGCTTAATGAATTCCATGGGCCACAGAGAAAACATTGTGAAAGCGGATTATGGCTATCTAGGCGTCGGAGCAGCATTCAATTCGGAAAATCAACCGTATTTTACGGAAACTTTCTTTAATCGCTAACAAGCATCTGCAGAATCTGCGGATGCTTTTTTCGTTCAAATCTATTTTCTTCTAGTGATTAAGCTGGAATTCAGTGAATGAAGTTAGAACTTGCCGCTTTCGTGGTAAACTACATTTATATTCGAAAAGAGGGGAAGTGCGTGAGTTGACGAGTAAACTTTGGTTTCAAGCGGGCGTCGGAATTATACTTGCTTTAATTATTATCCGTTTATTCATAGAAGTCCAAGCAATATTCGATCCTTTGTTTATCATTGCACAAACAATTTTTGTGCCATTACTGCTTGGTGGGGTGCTGTTTTATTTAACACGGCCGATTCTTTATTTTTTGGAGAAGAGAAAATTTCCGAAGTGGGCCGGCATTTTAAGCATCGTGCTGATTATTGTTTTTGTCTTGTGGCTGTTTTATACCATGATTGGGCCGATCGTTACAGAACAAATCAATGCATTAGTCGCCAATGCTCCGGAAATAATTGAAGGCACTCAAGGCTACATCCAGTATATATTGGATCAGCGCGACCGCTTGCCAGCTTCGTTTGAAGAGCAGCTTAATAGTATAACCGAGCAATTTGGTTCAATAGCTACAGGAGTAGGGACATGGGTGCTATCATTCTTGACGAGTTTTATATCTGGATTGTTTACGCTAGTGTTAGTTCCGTTCTTCCTGATTTACCTGCTTGTGGACCATCACAAATTCGTACCGTTCATTTCGGGGTTCTTTGCAGGTCCGCGAAACAGATGGATCCGCAAAACGATGCATGACATTGACCACACGCTGCAAGCGTATATTCAAGGACAGTTGTTCGTCAGTTTTCTAGTTGGCGTTATGCTGTTGATCGGGTATTTGATCATCGGTCTTGAGTATGCCTTGTTGCTCGCAATTATCGGTATGGCAACAAATGTAATTCCGTTTTTAGGGCCATATATCGCCGTTATTCCAGCAATTATCATTGCGTTGGTACAAGATCCGATTAAGGCGGTATATGTCGGCATCATCATGCTGGTTGCCCAGCAAATTGAAAGCAATTTAATCTCGCCGAACGTCATGGGCAATGCGTTGGATGTTCATCCGTTGACCGTCATCACCCTCATTTTGGCGGCGGGGAACATTGCTGGCCTTTGGGGTATCATCCTTGCCATTCCGGTCTATGCGGTGCTCAAAACAATAGCTAAAAATGTTTATGCACGGCGCCAGGAAATTGGCCATACAGTTGTAAAAGATGTAGATTAAAAAAACCTGTGGACTTGTTCCACAGGTTTTTTTCTATAAAAAGCGAATTGCTTGACGAAGGAAAGTATACCCCCTAAACTATAAAATAGTTTAGGGGGTATACTTTATGGATGACAGGTTAAAAGAAGCAGTGGATTTATTTCAGGAAGTGATGTTTTTTGGAACAGAGCGGGTTATACGCGCGGTGGACAATCCGCTTTGGACGGAGTTTTCGCCTGAACAGATTCAAACATTGAAACTGATCAGCACGGAAAGCCATATTACCTCAAGCCGGTTGGCTCTTTTGCAATCCGTTCACAAAAGCGCAATTTCCAGCCGAATCAAGAAGTTGCTGCAAAAAGATTTAATCCGGATTGTTCAAACCGAGGATCGCAGGGAAAAAATGCTGGAATTGACGGACGCAGGCAAAGAAGTGCTCGAGCAGTCTGATAAAGTGTTGACGGACTATCTTGAAAAGCTGTTGTCGGAACAGATAAATGACGAAGAAATCGAGCAGTTTTTAACGTTCTTCCGAAAGTTGAAAAATATTATAAAAACGGATGGAGTGTAAGGCATGCGTACAGTGTTGAAGTTGAAATGGCCGATTACGATTGGCTTGCTTGTGATTACAGTTGCCTTGTTTTTACTGGCTCCTAATTTGACGGAACAAGCAGAACAAGCAGGATCGTTCCAGCTTTCAGAGGAAGCATCTTCCCAGCTAGCAGCCACGATTTTGAGTGATGCCGATGCCGCCGAGCAAACCATTTCCCTCGTTATTCCACTCGAAAGTGGAATTGATGATGCGGAGCGTGATGTATTCAAGCAAATGGCGGGAGACATTGAGGCTCTAGGAGACCCAATCACTAGTGTGCTCAATCCAGTTGAAAGCAAAGAGCTGGAGGAACAGCTGATTTCAGAAGATAAGAAAACAGTCCTCATGCCGATTATGGTCGATGGTACAGATGAAGAAGTAAACGAAGTGGCCGACGAAATTCGGAGCAGCATCATTCCGGAAGACATGACAGCTTACATAACTGGTGAAGCTATCATCAACAACGATGTCAATATCAGTGCGCAAGAAGGTTTGAAACGCACGGAAATTATTACGGTCATGTTGATTTTCGCCTTGCTTTTGGCGGTTTTCCGTTCCATCGTTACA includes these proteins:
- a CDS encoding STAS domain-containing protein, producing MPALGTIPQNISLLNALDYIGETIIIADNSYAIRWMNSEACRLLSEVVPLFGLKDCQELIGMNMDAFHKQPEHQRQLMEKLDDVHRSRINIRNEFVTDIIVTPIKNAEKEIEGYIVMLMDVTTQAEEQKRSEKLIKQLSIPILHIWEKTIALPLIGEFDKYRSDQLLATVLMECSEKGIEHVLVDLSGITEFEDQVHYQIQMLTDSLKLIGTDCILVGISPKLAMSIVSLESNTKTFSTAYQGLKYIINQKEK
- a CDS encoding winged helix-turn-helix transcriptional regulator is translated as MDTSVICPRFESAISILSQRWTGLIIYQLLSGPQRFSQLTEAIGISGRLLSERLKNLETSGLVTRTVYPETPVRIEYQLTEKGISLKPVMDEIQNWSQVWVEPIQTK
- a CDS encoding VOC family protein; this translates as MNFHQKPVTHVSEVGLKVLDLNKMIQFYTETIGFDLIAKTDKKAELGAGGTTLLVLETIDGLTPKRERYAGLYHFAILLPDRKELGKILLHLHQRGIQLGSSDHLVSEALYLSDPEDNGIEIYRDREAEEWDWNNDEVKMAVDPLDAEGVVRAAQESGETWQGMPANTVMGHIHLHVSDLAQAERFYMEGLGFEVVTTMGRQALFIADQKYHHHIGLNIWNGVGIPALPEKTAGLNYYTLKFDDENKRNAVTAQLREIGAEVAEESDYLVTKDPAGNAIRLVV
- a CDS encoding NAD(P)H-dependent flavin oxidoreductase encodes the protein MISLNTSVCKLIGIDYPIIQAGMAGGPTTVELVVAVSEAGGLGTLGAAYMEPEALRNAITEIKNRTSKPYAVNFFAVEMKDDFSRLEEVQPLLAPFRTELGLGEEPSALSSSDWSNEQFEICLELEVPVVSTAFGCLSPEQMKRAKNQGIKTIAMATTVEEAKMAERTGVDAIVAQGSEAGGHRSTFSLDRHPYGAQIGTISLVPQMVDAVGIPVIAAGGIVDGRGLVASLVLGAQAVQIGTRFLSSKESAAHDVYKQALFASTEESTVITKSFSGRPARGIKNRFIEEFERAKVEPLPFPSQNTATKDIRAAAAKAGNPQFMSLWAGQTTRMLKSEMASADIVRAIMEEAEQLCSIN
- a CDS encoding CAP domain-containing protein; this encodes MHLRKIFWLLLLLVLVYMARPLWEEKASEYVDLSFLDTIDQAVESISESPEVEKALGSAKDFTIRIGGELQSLVSDQALDIPKAVAKPEITETDSLFAVHNITIGMAKEEAQAKVGLPLRLMQNEYGTDWHSYHKDYQNYVLLSYDKDGNVNGLYTNQDIISSTKNLTMDSTKEEVRKALGAPLKYLQKGNVQYILDTRDEYDLYKIDDIYVTVFYDIHEKDTVTAIQIIHEDLEEQRPSIYAEPSDEFRKGSEFLLFELTNSARIQRNLPILKWDEEAAKTARKHSVDMAENNYFSHTNQQGKSPFDRMEDDGIRFFVAGENLAYGQYSSIYAHEGLMNSMGHRENIVKADYGYLGVGAAFNSENQPYFTETFFNR
- a CDS encoding AI-2E family transporter, producing MTSKLWFQAGVGIILALIIIRLFIEVQAIFDPLFIIAQTIFVPLLLGGVLFYLTRPILYFLEKRKFPKWAGILSIVLIIVFVLWLFYTMIGPIVTEQINALVANAPEIIEGTQGYIQYILDQRDRLPASFEEQLNSITEQFGSIATGVGTWVLSFLTSFISGLFTLVLVPFFLIYLLVDHHKFVPFISGFFAGPRNRWIRKTMHDIDHTLQAYIQGQLFVSFLVGVMLLIGYLIIGLEYALLLAIIGMATNVIPFLGPYIAVIPAIIIALVQDPIKAVYVGIIMLVAQQIESNLISPNVMGNALDVHPLTVITLILAAGNIAGLWGIILAIPVYAVLKTIAKNVYARRQEIGHTVVKDVD
- a CDS encoding MarR family winged helix-turn-helix transcriptional regulator, yielding MDDRLKEAVDLFQEVMFFGTERVIRAVDNPLWTEFSPEQIQTLKLISTESHITSSRLALLQSVHKSAISSRIKKLLQKDLIRIVQTEDRREKMLELTDAGKEVLEQSDKVLTDYLEKLLSEQINDEEIEQFLTFFRKLKNIIKTDGV